Proteins encoded together in one Musa acuminata AAA Group cultivar baxijiao chromosome BXJ3-6, Cavendish_Baxijiao_AAA, whole genome shotgun sequence window:
- the LOC103988376 gene encoding mannan endo-1,4-beta-mannosidase 5-like produces the protein MASFVVGLRRFLGALALLLLAHQAAAAEPLAFVGRSGSKLVVNGSPFLFNGFNAYWLMNVASEDQANVSKTLSDAAAAGLTVCRTWAFNDGGNPALQSSPGVYNEKMFQGLDFAVSEAKNHGIRLVMSLINNFKDFGGKTQYVQWARDAGEAIKTDDDFYTNAKVKQYYKNHVLKVLTRVNTITKVAYKDDPTIMTWDLMNEPRCPSEPSGQTVTAWVKEMAAYTKSIDSKHLLQVGFEGFYGSSTPDKIGLYNPGGYKYGTDFIIGNQVNEIDYTTIHAYPDAWLPQKSEEERKTFLQQWISSHFNDSVNVIGKPMVFEEFGKSTTTPGYSQKVRDDFLSYVYGMIYSDAETSGGSFSGGLLWQIMGEGMKSYYDGFAIVLPRDSTMTAVIKKQSDAMAALKNRLSGSRH, from the exons ATGGCTAGTTTTGTCGTCGGACTGCGCCGCTTCCTCGGCGCTCTCGCACTCTTGCTTCTCGCTCATCAAGCAGCGGCGGCAGAGCCACTCGCGTTCGTCGGGAGAAGTGGCTCCAAGTTGGTCGTCAACGGCTCCCCCTTCCTCTTCAACGGGTTCAACGCCTACTGGCTGATGAACGTCGCGTCGGAGGACCAGGCGAACGTCTCCAAGACCCTGAGCGACGCTGCGGCGGCCGGGCTCACCGTGTGCCGAACGTGGGCGTTCAACGACGGCGGCAACCCCGCGTTGCAGTCGTCGCCGGGGGTCTACAACGAGAAAATGTTCCAG GGGCTCGACTTCGCCGTCTCAGAGGCCAAAAATCACGGTATCCGTCTCGTTATGAGCCTGATCAACAACTTCAAGGACTTCGGCGGCAAAACTCAGTATGTACAATGGGCTCGCGACGCAGGTGAGGCCATAAAAACCGATGATGACTTCTACACCAATGCCAAAGTGAAGCAGTACTACAAGAACCATGTCCTG AAGGTGCTAACACGAGTCAACACCATCACCAAAGTAGCCTACAAAGACGATCCCACCATCATGACGTGGGATCTAATGAACGAACCGCGCTGTCCATCAGAACCCTCCGGTCAAACAGTCACG GCGTGGGTTAAGGAGATGGCAGCGTACACGAAGTCCATCGACAGCAAGCACTTGTTGCAGGTAGGATTCGAGGGTTTCTACGGGAGTTCCACCCCGGACAAGATCGGGCTCTACAACCCTGGTGGCTACAAGTATGGCACGGACTTCATCATCGGCAATCAAGTCAATGAGATCGACTACACCACCATCCATGCTTACCCGGATGCATG GCTCCCACAGAAGTCGGAGGAGGAGCGGAAGACGTTCCTGCAGCAGTGGATTTCGAGCCACTTCAACGACTCCGTGAATGTCATCGGCAAGCCAATGGTGTTCGAGGAGTTCGGGAAGTCGACGACGACTCCGGGATACTCGCAGAAGGTCCGCGACGACTTCTTGTCCTACGTCTACGGCATGATCTACAGCGACGCCGAGACCAGCGGCGGGTCCTTCAGCGGCGGGCTACTATGGCAGATCATGGGCGAGGGGATGAAGTCATACTACGACGGGTTCGCCATCGTGCTGCCTCGGGATTCAACGATGACGGCGGTGATAAAGAAACAGTCGGACGCCATGGCGGCGCTCAAGAACAGGCTGAGCGGCTCTCGTCATTAG